The Mercurialis annua linkage group LG8, ddMerAnnu1.2, whole genome shotgun sequence genome window below encodes:
- the LOC126662151 gene encoding glutamyl-tRNA reductase 1, chloroplastic-like, which produces MAVAATAGKFAGAVALRRMQSDSSPAVSSSYCYSNCLCYGSKILNKEKNYREISLRCEAGSQNLNPIDKIETKKSNLLALEQLKASGIDRYTKEKSSIVVIGLNVHTAPVEVREKLAIPEAQWPQAISELCDLNHIEEAAVLSTCNRMEIYVVALSQHRGVKEVIEWMSKISGIPVLELCQHRFILYNEDATRHLFEVSSGLDSVVLGEGQILAQVRQVKKLGQGVSGFGRKISGLFEHAIIAGKRVRTETNISSGSVSVSSAAVELGLMKLPEPSYGSARVLVIGAGKMGKLVIKHLAAKGCTDMVVVNRTEERVAALKKELKDTEIVYKQLSEMMVCAGEADVIFTCTASDAPLFTKEHVQRLLPVDPKFERRLFIDISVPRNVEPIVSDLTDAEVYNVDDLKEVVEANKEDRLRKAMEAKTVISEELRKFEAWKDSLETVPTIKKLRAYFERIRASELDKCLSKMGDISDKQKKAIHDLSIGMLKKFLHGPMQHLRLDANDCRKPEEVLEIMNAVNRMFDLETEIILETVRTKVERSRK; this is translated from the exons ATGGCGGTGGCGGCGACGGCCGGAAAATTCGCCGGTGCAGTTGCTTTGAGGCGAATGCAATCAGATTCATCACCGGCGGTTTCTTCTTCGTATTGTTATTCTAATTGTCTGTGTTATGGATCGAAAATATTGAACAAGGAGAAGAATTACAGAGAAATTTCACTGAGATGTGAAGCTGGTTCTCAGAATTTAAATCCGATTGATAAAATCGAGACTAAAAAATCGAATCTGTTAGCTCTTGAACAACTCAAGGCATCTGGAATTGACA GATATACAAAGGAAAAGAGCAGCATTGTTGTCATTGGACTAAACGTGCACACAGCACCAGTGGAAGTACGGGAAAAGCTTGCCATTCCAGAAGCCCAGTGGCCTCAAGCCATCTCTGAGCTTTGTGATTTGAATCATATAGAAGAAGCTGCTGTTCTTAGTACATGCAACAGAATGGAAATATATGTTGTGGCTTTGTCTCAACATCGTGGAGTTAAAGAAGTGATCGAGTGGATGTCTAAG ATTAGTGGAATTCCTGTTTTGGAGCTATGCCAGCACCGTTTTATCTTGTATAACGAAGATGCTACGAGACACCTATTCGAAGTATCTTCTGGTCTTGACTCTGTTGTTTTAGGAGAGGGTCAAATTCTTGCACAGGTGAGACAAGTTAAAAAACTTGGACAAGGAGTATCCGGCTTTGGCCGGAAAATCAGTGGGCTGTTTGAACATGCAATCATTGCCGGGAAGCGGGTTCGAACTGAAACCAATATATCCTCAGGCTCTGTTTCAGTCAGCTCAGCTGCTGTAGAGCTCGGTCTAATGAAGCTTCCAGAGCCTTCATATGGTTCGGCAAGGGTTTTGGTAATTGGAGCTGGCAAGATGGGGAAACTAGTAATCAAACACTTAGCTGCAAAAGGATGCACCGATATGGTGGTTGTGAATAGAACCGAGGAGCGAGTTGCTGCTCTAAAAAAAGAGCTTAAAGATACCGAGATCGTCTATAAACAGCTTTCAGAAATGATGGTTTGTGCTGGTGAAGCTGATGTAATTTTCACCTGCACTGCATCAGATGCTCCTTTATTCACTAAAGAGCATGTACAAAGGCTCCTCCCCGTGGACCCAAAATTCGAAAGGCGGCTTTTCATTGATATTTCCGTACCTAGGAATGTAGAACCGATTGTCTCAGATCTCACAGACGCGGAAGTCTACAATGTCGACGATCTCAAGGAAGTCGTCGAAGCTAATAAGGAAGACCGACTCCGAAAAGCTATGGAAGCGAAAACAGTTATTTCCGAGGAACTGCGTAAATTTGAAGCTTGGAAAGATTCGCTTGAGACTGTTCCGACCATCAAGAAGCTGCGTGCTTACTTTGAAAGAATTCGAGCTTCCGAGCTGGACAAGTGTTTGTCAAAGATGGGTGACATATCAGATAAACAGAAAAAGGCTATTCATGATCTTAGCATTGGGATGTTGAAGAAGTTTCTCCATGGTCCAATGCAGCACCTTAGACTCGATGCAAATGACTGCCGGAAACCCGAAGAAGTACTCGAGATTATGAACGCCGTCAATAGGATGTTTGACCTTGAGACCGAGATAATATTGGAGACTGTTCGAACAAAGGTAGAACGAAGCCGGAAGTAA